In the Moraxella osloensis genome, one interval contains:
- a CDS encoding putative quinol monooxygenase, whose translation MVKTALYVRLEAKPGKEQQVEDFLKAGLPIVNEEPATVAWFGLRLGPSTFGIFDAFPDEAGREAHLSGKVAAALMAQADELFSEPPSIEKVDVLASKLPA comes from the coding sequence ATGGTTAAAACCGCTTTATATGTCCGTCTTGAAGCTAAACCAGGTAAAGAACAACAAGTAGAAGATTTCCTAAAAGCGGGTCTGCCTATCGTCAATGAAGAACCCGCCACAGTTGCATGGTTTGGGCTACGCCTTGGACCTTCAACCTTTGGTATTTTTGATGCATTCCCTGATGAGGCAGGTCGCGAAGCGCATTTATCGGGCAAGGTTGCCGCCGCTTTGATGGCTCAAGCAGATGAACTCTTTTCAGAACCCCCTTCTATTGAAAAAGTAGATGTGTTGGCAAGTAAACTACCAGCTTAG
- a CDS encoding type 1 glutamine amidotransferase domain-containing protein — protein sequence MKILLVLTSHDKLGNTGKKTGFWLEELAAPYYTFIDAGAEVTLASPQGGQPPLDPKSNLADAQTETTHRFEADPVAMQALAHTHKLSEISIADYDAVFYPGGHGPLWDLAEDPISIALIEQAIESGKPVATVCHAPGVLRHVKTRDGKPLVSGKSVTGFSNTEEEAVGLTEVVPFLVEDMLKERGGHYSKADDWQVYVQVDGLLITGQNPASSAATASALLELLNKE from the coding sequence ATGAAAATTTTACTTGTTCTGACCTCACATGACAAACTCGGCAATACTGGTAAGAAAACAGGTTTTTGGCTAGAAGAACTTGCGGCACCGTATTACACCTTTATTGATGCCGGTGCTGAAGTTACCCTAGCATCACCTCAAGGTGGGCAGCCACCGCTAGACCCAAAAAGTAACTTAGCCGATGCACAAACTGAAACCACGCATCGCTTTGAAGCAGATCCCGTGGCAATGCAAGCGTTGGCACATACGCATAAACTTAGCGAAATTTCTATCGCTGATTATGATGCCGTGTTTTACCCAGGCGGACATGGTCCATTGTGGGATTTAGCAGAAGATCCGATTTCAATTGCTCTGATTGAACAAGCGATTGAGTCAGGAAAACCTGTTGCTACAGTTTGTCACGCACCAGGTGTTCTTCGTCATGTAAAAACCAGGGATGGCAAGCCTTTGGTCAGCGGTAAATCCGTGACAGGTTTTAGCAATACGGAAGAAGAAGCAGTAGGATTGACCGAAGTTGTACCGTTTTTGGTCGAAGATATGCTCAAAGAAAGAGGTGGTCATTATTCTAAAGCGGATGACTGGCAAGTGTATGTCCAAGTAGATGGCTTACTAATTACTGGACAAAATCCTGCTTCTTCTGCTGCAACCGCAAGCGCACTGCTTGAATTGTTAAATAAGGAGTAG
- a CDS encoding DUF1330 domain-containing protein, with translation MSAYVVFTREQTTDAEELAQYAQKAPLAREGRELTPLAFYGQLEVLEGNEIEGAVILRFPDMAAARDWYNSPVYQEALQHRLKGANYRAFIIEGVEDAI, from the coding sequence ATGTCTGCGTATGTGGTATTTACCCGTGAGCAAACTACGGACGCTGAGGAACTGGCGCAATATGCACAAAAAGCGCCGCTTGCTCGTGAAGGTCGTGAGCTAACACCCTTGGCTTTTTATGGTCAATTAGAAGTGCTTGAAGGCAATGAAATTGAAGGCGCTGTTATTTTACGCTTTCCTGATATGGCAGCCGCGCGAGACTGGTATAACAGTCCCGTCTATCAAGAAGCATTACAACATCGCCTAAAAGGAGCAAATTATCGTGCCTTTATCATTGAAGGTGTTGAAGACGCTATTTAA
- a CDS encoding TetR/AcrR family transcriptional regulator, whose protein sequence is MEHAPIKKSETKRLHILNTSSDLILRKGFSGVGLQEILQSCEIPKGSFYHYFKSKESFGCELVQYYVDNYQRRLDELWRSDQSAYQKLIGYFNLWIEDPDAACSWADSCLIVKLAAEVADLSEDMRAIMSDGVDKVIKRIAEVIVLGKQDGSIQADTDALTVAQVTYQMWVGAALLSKLQKDKTPLHQALKATAFLLKSGQS, encoded by the coding sequence ATGGAGCATGCCCCTATCAAGAAGTCTGAAACGAAACGCTTACACATTCTTAACACCAGTTCTGACCTGATTTTGCGTAAAGGTTTTAGCGGTGTGGGATTACAAGAAATATTACAAAGCTGCGAGATTCCTAAAGGTTCATTTTATCATTACTTCAAATCTAAAGAGTCTTTCGGCTGTGAATTGGTACAGTATTATGTAGATAATTACCAACGCCGTTTAGATGAACTATGGCGTAGCGACCAATCCGCTTATCAAAAACTAATCGGGTATTTTAACCTATGGATTGAAGATCCTGATGCGGCATGTAGTTGGGCAGATAGCTGTTTAATTGTAAAACTTGCTGCAGAAGTCGCTGACCTATCTGAAGATATGCGCGCTATTATGTCCGATGGCGTCGATAAGGTAATCAAGCGGATTGCTGAGGTCATCGTTTTGGGCAAGCAAGATGGGTCTATCCAAGCAGATACTGATGCCTTGACGGTAGCCCAAGTGACTTACCAAATGTGGGTGGGCGCAGCGTTATTAAGTAAGCTACAAAAAGATAAAACACCCTTACATCAAGCGCTAAAAGCGACGGCGTTTTTATTAAAAAGTGGACAGTCTTAA
- a CDS encoding phosphodiester glycosidase family protein, with the protein MTLSNITKTQAVVVSLCLALLLVASIGLARQFTVKAVPDCQRKNQPFDYSICELDAKNAANFSLQWQNPSSTSHPLLLTFTALRDYLASEQPAKTLLFAMNAGMYDGNFAPIGYTVINGKQIRALNLKQGGGNFHLMPNGVFWQDHQGFYITESQSMAKKLASGAKPTFATQSGPMLVIDGNIHPAFDANSTSRKYRNGVGVCGRNPSRVKFVISDIPVSFYEFADLFKSQLGCDNALFLDGGSASALYSQTLSRNDNKYMGVMIAVTQDK; encoded by the coding sequence ATGACCCTCTCAAATATCACAAAAACACAAGCGGTTGTTGTCAGCCTATGCTTGGCGCTATTATTGGTGGCAAGTATCGGTTTGGCACGTCAGTTTACTGTCAAAGCCGTCCCAGATTGTCAGCGTAAAAACCAGCCGTTCGACTATAGTATCTGCGAGCTTGATGCTAAAAACGCGGCGAATTTTTCACTGCAGTGGCAAAACCCCTCGTCCACGAGCCACCCATTATTACTCACCTTTACTGCCCTGCGCGATTATTTGGCAAGTGAGCAACCTGCCAAAACCTTGTTATTTGCGATGAATGCAGGGATGTACGATGGCAATTTTGCACCGATTGGATATACGGTCATCAATGGCAAGCAAATCCGAGCCCTAAATCTCAAGCAAGGCGGCGGCAACTTTCACCTAATGCCCAACGGGGTATTTTGGCAAGACCATCAAGGTTTTTATATCACTGAAAGTCAAAGCATGGCAAAAAAACTGGCAAGTGGGGCAAAACCGACCTTCGCCACCCAATCTGGACCCATGCTGGTCATCGATGGTAACATCCATCCGGCATTTGATGCCAATAGTACCTCGAGAAAATACCGCAATGGTGTTGGCGTGTGTGGTCGCAATCCTAGCCGCGTCAAATTTGTGATAAGCGATATCCCTGTCAGCTTTTATGAGTTTGCCGATTTGTTCAAATCGCAATTGGGCTGTGACAATGCGTTGTTTTTGGATGGCGGTAGTGCCTCGGCATTGTATAGTCAGACGCTGTCACGCAATGACAATAAATATATGGGTGTGATGATTGCGGTGACACAAGACAAATAA
- the ndk gene encoding nucleoside-diphosphate kinase, protein MAIERTLSIIKPDAVAGNHIGEIYSRFEKAGLKVVAAKMLHLDNEKAGGFYAEHKERPFYNDLVSFMTSGPVVVSVLEGENAVANHREIMGATNPKDAAEGTIRRDFANSIDENAVHGSDSTTSAAREISYFFNDNEVCPRTR, encoded by the coding sequence ATGGCCATTGAACGTACGTTATCAATTATCAAACCTGACGCAGTTGCAGGCAACCACATTGGCGAAATCTACAGCCGTTTTGAAAAAGCAGGCTTAAAAGTTGTGGCAGCAAAAATGTTGCATTTAGACAACGAAAAGGCGGGCGGTTTCTACGCTGAGCACAAAGAACGTCCATTTTACAATGATTTAGTCTCTTTCATGACTTCAGGTCCAGTGGTAGTATCAGTACTTGAAGGGGAAAACGCAGTGGCTAACCACCGTGAAATCATGGGCGCTACCAACCCAAAAGACGCCGCTGAAGGCACTATCCGTCGTGACTTTGCTAACAGCATTGATGAAAACGCGGTTCACGGTTCAGACTCAACCACATCTGCAGCCCGTGAAATCAGCTATTTTTTCAATGACAATGAAGTTTGCCCACGTACGCGTTAA
- the ispF gene encoding 2-C-methyl-D-erythritol 2,4-cyclodiphosphate synthase — protein sequence MIRIGQGIDVHAFVNDGTENQFITLGGVKIPHTHSLLAHSDGDVVLHALCDALLGALALGDIGQFFPDTDERFRNIDSTILLNQVYQFIQSKGFALINADITIMAERPKLLPYRTEIQSRIAGVMGCAVDQISVKATTTEKLGFTGRQEGIMVSCVVLLEQVTSSN from the coding sequence ATGATAAGAATCGGTCAGGGTATTGATGTTCATGCCTTTGTCAACGACGGCACAGAAAACCAATTTATAACTTTAGGCGGGGTGAAAATTCCCCATACCCACAGTTTGCTTGCGCATTCTGATGGCGATGTGGTGTTGCATGCGTTGTGTGATGCGTTGCTTGGTGCATTGGCACTGGGCGATATTGGGCAGTTTTTCCCAGATACTGATGAGCGGTTTCGCAATATAGATTCGACCATTTTGCTGAACCAAGTTTACCAATTTATCCAATCAAAAGGCTTTGCGCTTATCAATGCTGACATCACCATCATGGCGGAGCGTCCAAAACTATTGCCTTATCGTACCGAGATTCAATCGCGTATTGCCGGTGTCATGGGCTGCGCGGTTGATCAAATCAGCGTCAAAGCTACCACGACTGAAAAGCTTGGGTTTACCGGTCGTCAAGAAGGAATTATGGTGAGCTGCGTGGTGTTGCTTGAACAAGTGACTTCATCAAATTAA
- the grxD gene encoding Grx4 family monothiol glutaredoxin, translating into MTDMNQTDIEQTIRDQIAQHSVLLYMKGTPQFPQCGFSARAVDVLTQIGRPFAFVNILENPEIRATLPQIANWPTFPQLWVAGELIGGSDIIYQMFQDGELQPLIEANSPAV; encoded by the coding sequence ATGACTGATATGAACCAAACTGACATCGAACAAACCATCCGTGACCAAATCGCTCAACACAGCGTATTGCTTTACATGAAAGGCACGCCACAGTTCCCACAATGTGGTTTTTCTGCACGTGCGGTGGATGTATTAACCCAAATTGGTCGCCCATTTGCGTTTGTCAATATTCTTGAAAACCCAGAAATCCGTGCAACTTTGCCACAGATTGCTAACTGGCCAACTTTTCCACAATTATGGGTGGCAGGTGAGCTGATTGGCGGCAGTGATATTATCTATCAAATGTTCCAAGACGGTGAATTACAACCCCTAATTGAAGCCAATAGCCCAGCGGTTTAG